The proteins below are encoded in one region of Chiloscyllium punctatum isolate Juve2018m chromosome 9, sChiPun1.3, whole genome shotgun sequence:
- the proser1 gene encoding uncharacterized protein proser1 isoform X1 produces MDSKSFAIVLDEIRKGVLTDHKLKAIEYVHGYFSSEQVVELLKYFSWAEPQLKALKALQHKMVAIHVSKVINILQCLTFTKDKLVALDLIALNIIDPHNYRLIEDIFRVHLPEKKRCKRILDQASKAGCKAPLAMRSSCGMIPGNPYPKGKPSALNGLLAALSVKKENESGYNVGRGIATCILGPSKPAPATYNPHKPVPYPIPPCQPHATIAPSAYNTAGLVPMGSFIAPVVAPAAYAPQQAFSRSTNQLSYNSSAANLHATVFSPLGSYSSAPATPVATPTFVQSPANQLVFASAPVTPAFSRLGTSASIPPVFAGVPQSSGSSAPPPYPECQDTTAVVSAAPQSSQAHGEVRSGNTGATTHSSTVTGLTSSYTNTNCSPGVMPQTGSSSGFQTSENSNTSPPMSNSFPNLLSFPGLPIFFQNQTLSPASLSALQAGMTVTNLPGLQSNATAATLTGMHSSGTTTSLSPVQNGVMAATMPGLQSAVSVAGLQSNADVTSLHGLQTTVSLGGLQSNGNSMSLAGLQPTVSLAGLQSAAASPIGMRSAAASPAALRSTAASPAALQAAASLAGLHAVAASLAGLQSAAASSHAGLHPGPTSVSELQSVPASPSGLQHSISSLPGLQPAAVTLPRLQSSTSFSGLDSIVVAASLPGLQPTTTAVTLPSLQAAVAASSLPGLESAMAAASLPVLQSALGAASLPGLQSLGAGSLPGIQSVVGPPALSSIQSTIGATSFSDLQSTVGTTSIPNVQSGVSMVSPTGLQSNVDTVPLPGFQTTMGAATLPGLQSAAPSALLQSHSAASLENFPTQGNNDFGCYSSGPATPYSLPPGLSSQLGWQ; encoded by the exons GGGGTTCTGACTGATCATAAATTAAAGGCAATTGAATATGTacatggatatttttcaagtGAACAG GTGGTTGAGTTACTGAAGTATTTTTCTTGGGCAGAACCTCAACTAAAAGCCCTTAAAGCTTTACAGCAT AAAATGGTAGCCATCCATGTATCTAAAGTAATAAATATTCTTCAATGCCTCACTTTCACTAAAGATAAACTTGTCGCCTTAGATCTAATAGCCTT GAATATCATTGATCCTCACAATTATCGGCTAATTGAAGATATTTTCCGGGTACACCTGCCAGAAAAGAAACGCTGCAAAAGAATTCTTGATCAG GCTTCTAAAGCTGGCTGTAAGGCTCCTCTCGCAATGAGATCTTCGTGTGGAATGATTCCAGGAAACCCATACCCTAAAGGGAAACCAAGTGCGTTGAATGGATTGTTAGCG GCTCTTTCTGtaaagaaagaaaatgaaagTGGTTATAATGTTGGCCGAGGGATAGCGACCTGTATTCTAGGACCTTCTAAACCT gCTCCAGCAACTTACAATCCTCATAAGCCTGTTCCTTACCCTATACCTCCTTGCCAACCACATGCAACTATTGCACCAA GTGCATATAATACAGCTGGCCTTGTCCCAATGGGCAGTTTCATAGCTCCAGTTGTAGCCCCAGCCGCCTATGCTCCTCAACAAG CTTTTTCCAGATcaaccaaccaactgagctatAACTCCTCTGCTGCCAACTTACATGCGACTGTATTCTCACCACTTGGTTCTTACTCATCAGCTCCAGCAACACCTGTTGCAACACCTACGTTTGTCCAGTCGCCTGCAAATCAATTAGTTTTTGCTTCAGCGCCAGTAACACCAGCCTTTTCAAGGCTTGGCACATCCGCCTCGATACCTCCAGTTTTTGCAGGTGTTCCTCAATCAAGTGGCTCTTCTGCCCCACCTCCATATCCTGAATGTCAGGACACTACAGCTGTAGTATCAGCGGCACCACAGAGTTCCCAGGCACATGGTGAAGTAAGGTCAGGAAATACTGGTGCAACAACTCATAGTTCAACTGTCACAGGATTAACCTCCAGCTACACCAACACAAACTGTAGTCCTGGTGTGATGCCACAAACTGG TTCATCCTCAGGTTTTCAGACAAGTGAAAATTCCAATACATCTCCACCGATGAGCAACTCATTCCCAAATCTTCTATCCTTCCCAGGATTGCCTATATTTTTCCAGAATCAGACTTTATCTCCTGCTTCTCTGTCTGCACTCCAAGCAGGAATGACTGTTACAAATTTACCTGGTCTTCAGTCTAATGCAACTGCAGCAACATTGACAGGAATGCATTCCTCTGGGACTACTACATCTCTGTCTCCAGTCCAGAATGGTGTGATGGCAGCTACAATGCCTGGGCTTCAGTCTGCTGTTTCCGTTGCTGGACTGCAGTCTAACGCTGATGTCACCTCTCTTCATGGGCTCCAAACTACAGTATCGCTAGGTGGACTCCAATCTAATGGAAATTCAATGTCTCTTGCTGGACTGCAGCCTACAGTATCTCTTGCTGGGTTGCAATCTGCTGCAGCATCTCCAATTGGAATGCGATCTGCTGCAGCATCTCCAGCTGCACTGCGATCTACTGCAGCATCACCAGCTGCACTGCAAGCTGCTGCCTCTCTCGCTGGTCTGCATGCTGTTGCTGCCTCTCTTGCTGGACTGCAATCTGCTGCTGCTTCCTCCCATGCTGGCCTCCATCCTGGTCCTACATCTGTTTCTGAGCTCCAATCAGTTCCTGCCTCCCCCTCTGGACTCCAGCATTCAATTTCCTCTCTCCCTGGGCTTCAGCCTGCTGCTGTCACTCTTCCCAGATTGCAGTCATCTACATCTTTTTCCGGACTTGATTCTATTGTGGTTGCTGCCTCATTACCTGGATTGCAACCTACTACAACTGCAGTCACCCTTCCCAGTCTCCAAGCTGCTGTAGCTGCCTCATCTTTGCCTGGCCTTGAGTCAGCAATGGCGGCTGCTTCTCTCCCCGTTTTGCAGTCTGCCTTGGGTGCTGCTTCTTTACCTGGACTTCAGTCTCTAGGTGCTGGGTCTTTACCAGGAATCCAGTCTGTAGTGGGTCCCCCTGCACTCTCTAGTATCCAGTCCACTATTGGTGCTACTTCATTTTCTGATCTCCAGTCCACTGTAGGTACCACTTCTATCCCTAATGTACAGTCTGGTGTGAGCATGGTGTCACCTACAGGCCTACAGTCTAACGTGGATACCGTGCCCCTGCCAGGATTCCAGACAACTATGGGTGCTGCGACTCTTCCTGGATTGCAGTCTGCTGCACCTTCTGCTTTACTGCAG TCACACTCCGCTGCGTCTCTGGAGAACTTTCCAACTCAGGGCAACAATGATTTTGGATGCTACTCATCTGGACCAGCAACTCCATATTCTCTCCCTCCTGGCTTATCTTCTCAACTGGGGTGGCAGTAG
- the proser1 gene encoding uncharacterized protein proser1 isoform X2, with protein sequence MMTSTRCIIASKAGCKAPLAMRSSCGMIPGNPYPKGKPSALNGLLAALSVKKENESGYNVGRGIATCILGPSKPAPATYNPHKPVPYPIPPCQPHATIAPSAYNTAGLVPMGSFIAPVVAPAAYAPQQAFSRSTNQLSYNSSAANLHATVFSPLGSYSSAPATPVATPTFVQSPANQLVFASAPVTPAFSRLGTSASIPPVFAGVPQSSGSSAPPPYPECQDTTAVVSAAPQSSQAHGEVRSGNTGATTHSSTVTGLTSSYTNTNCSPGVMPQTGSSSGFQTSENSNTSPPMSNSFPNLLSFPGLPIFFQNQTLSPASLSALQAGMTVTNLPGLQSNATAATLTGMHSSGTTTSLSPVQNGVMAATMPGLQSAVSVAGLQSNADVTSLHGLQTTVSLGGLQSNGNSMSLAGLQPTVSLAGLQSAAASPIGMRSAAASPAALRSTAASPAALQAAASLAGLHAVAASLAGLQSAAASSHAGLHPGPTSVSELQSVPASPSGLQHSISSLPGLQPAAVTLPRLQSSTSFSGLDSIVVAASLPGLQPTTTAVTLPSLQAAVAASSLPGLESAMAAASLPVLQSALGAASLPGLQSLGAGSLPGIQSVVGPPALSSIQSTIGATSFSDLQSTVGTTSIPNVQSGVSMVSPTGLQSNVDTVPLPGFQTTMGAATLPGLQSAAPSALLQSHSAASLENFPTQGNNDFGCYSSGPATPYSLPPGLSSQLGWQ encoded by the exons ATGATGACATCAACAAGATGCATTATA GCTTCTAAAGCTGGCTGTAAGGCTCCTCTCGCAATGAGATCTTCGTGTGGAATGATTCCAGGAAACCCATACCCTAAAGGGAAACCAAGTGCGTTGAATGGATTGTTAGCG GCTCTTTCTGtaaagaaagaaaatgaaagTGGTTATAATGTTGGCCGAGGGATAGCGACCTGTATTCTAGGACCTTCTAAACCT gCTCCAGCAACTTACAATCCTCATAAGCCTGTTCCTTACCCTATACCTCCTTGCCAACCACATGCAACTATTGCACCAA GTGCATATAATACAGCTGGCCTTGTCCCAATGGGCAGTTTCATAGCTCCAGTTGTAGCCCCAGCCGCCTATGCTCCTCAACAAG CTTTTTCCAGATcaaccaaccaactgagctatAACTCCTCTGCTGCCAACTTACATGCGACTGTATTCTCACCACTTGGTTCTTACTCATCAGCTCCAGCAACACCTGTTGCAACACCTACGTTTGTCCAGTCGCCTGCAAATCAATTAGTTTTTGCTTCAGCGCCAGTAACACCAGCCTTTTCAAGGCTTGGCACATCCGCCTCGATACCTCCAGTTTTTGCAGGTGTTCCTCAATCAAGTGGCTCTTCTGCCCCACCTCCATATCCTGAATGTCAGGACACTACAGCTGTAGTATCAGCGGCACCACAGAGTTCCCAGGCACATGGTGAAGTAAGGTCAGGAAATACTGGTGCAACAACTCATAGTTCAACTGTCACAGGATTAACCTCCAGCTACACCAACACAAACTGTAGTCCTGGTGTGATGCCACAAACTGG TTCATCCTCAGGTTTTCAGACAAGTGAAAATTCCAATACATCTCCACCGATGAGCAACTCATTCCCAAATCTTCTATCCTTCCCAGGATTGCCTATATTTTTCCAGAATCAGACTTTATCTCCTGCTTCTCTGTCTGCACTCCAAGCAGGAATGACTGTTACAAATTTACCTGGTCTTCAGTCTAATGCAACTGCAGCAACATTGACAGGAATGCATTCCTCTGGGACTACTACATCTCTGTCTCCAGTCCAGAATGGTGTGATGGCAGCTACAATGCCTGGGCTTCAGTCTGCTGTTTCCGTTGCTGGACTGCAGTCTAACGCTGATGTCACCTCTCTTCATGGGCTCCAAACTACAGTATCGCTAGGTGGACTCCAATCTAATGGAAATTCAATGTCTCTTGCTGGACTGCAGCCTACAGTATCTCTTGCTGGGTTGCAATCTGCTGCAGCATCTCCAATTGGAATGCGATCTGCTGCAGCATCTCCAGCTGCACTGCGATCTACTGCAGCATCACCAGCTGCACTGCAAGCTGCTGCCTCTCTCGCTGGTCTGCATGCTGTTGCTGCCTCTCTTGCTGGACTGCAATCTGCTGCTGCTTCCTCCCATGCTGGCCTCCATCCTGGTCCTACATCTGTTTCTGAGCTCCAATCAGTTCCTGCCTCCCCCTCTGGACTCCAGCATTCAATTTCCTCTCTCCCTGGGCTTCAGCCTGCTGCTGTCACTCTTCCCAGATTGCAGTCATCTACATCTTTTTCCGGACTTGATTCTATTGTGGTTGCTGCCTCATTACCTGGATTGCAACCTACTACAACTGCAGTCACCCTTCCCAGTCTCCAAGCTGCTGTAGCTGCCTCATCTTTGCCTGGCCTTGAGTCAGCAATGGCGGCTGCTTCTCTCCCCGTTTTGCAGTCTGCCTTGGGTGCTGCTTCTTTACCTGGACTTCAGTCTCTAGGTGCTGGGTCTTTACCAGGAATCCAGTCTGTAGTGGGTCCCCCTGCACTCTCTAGTATCCAGTCCACTATTGGTGCTACTTCATTTTCTGATCTCCAGTCCACTGTAGGTACCACTTCTATCCCTAATGTACAGTCTGGTGTGAGCATGGTGTCACCTACAGGCCTACAGTCTAACGTGGATACCGTGCCCCTGCCAGGATTCCAGACAACTATGGGTGCTGCGACTCTTCCTGGATTGCAGTCTGCTGCACCTTCTGCTTTACTGCAG TCACACTCCGCTGCGTCTCTGGAGAACTTTCCAACTCAGGGCAACAATGATTTTGGATGCTACTCATCTGGACCAGCAACTCCATATTCTCTCCCTCCTGGCTTATCTTCTCAACTGGGGTGGCAGTAG